The Archangium lipolyticum genome contains a region encoding:
- a CDS encoding M23 family metallopeptidase: protein MHIPTLRRLPFLLLFLGLSALASEERPLLSLQPGTARPGDPVLVTVRGLHEAPTGTLGERPLRFYPVRGGFQAVTGLPVEQTPGQVAVKVTVPAAGSAAPVELSGTLDVVAPGWPSRTLKVANKFVKPPPEVQTRMEQDKAAFAAAFAQGFVPPSFGENFAWPRQGRVTAPYGDLRTFNGKKQTQHFGTDVDGAVGTPIYAANAGTVVMRRDNYASGNTVLVYHGAGLYTAYFHLSAFDVKEGQRVERGQLLGKVGNTGRVTGPHLHWGVKVDDLWVDGETLLKLDFGNAPAPAVTQRDKE from the coding sequence GTGCATATCCCCACGCTCCGGAGGCTTCCCTTCCTCCTGCTGTTCCTCGGCCTGTCCGCCCTCGCGTCCGAGGAGCGGCCCCTCCTCTCCCTTCAGCCCGGAACGGCCCGGCCAGGAGACCCGGTGCTCGTCACCGTGCGCGGCCTCCACGAGGCCCCCACCGGCACCCTGGGAGAGCGCCCACTGCGCTTCTATCCGGTGCGCGGCGGCTTCCAGGCCGTCACGGGCCTTCCGGTGGAGCAGACGCCGGGACAGGTGGCGGTGAAGGTGACGGTGCCGGCCGCTGGGAGCGCCGCGCCCGTGGAGCTCTCGGGCACGCTGGACGTGGTGGCGCCGGGCTGGCCCTCGCGCACGCTGAAGGTGGCCAACAAGTTCGTGAAGCCGCCACCGGAGGTGCAGACGCGCATGGAGCAGGACAAGGCCGCCTTCGCCGCCGCCTTCGCCCAGGGCTTCGTCCCGCCCTCCTTCGGGGAGAACTTCGCCTGGCCGCGCCAGGGCCGCGTCACCGCGCCCTACGGCGACCTGCGCACCTTCAACGGCAAGAAGCAGACCCAGCACTTCGGCACCGATGTCGACGGGGCCGTGGGCACGCCCATCTACGCGGCCAACGCGGGCACGGTGGTGATGCGGCGGGACAACTACGCCTCGGGCAACACGGTGCTCGTGTACCACGGGGCCGGCCTCTACACGGCCTACTTCCACCTCTCCGCCTTCGACGTGAAGGAGGGCCAGCGCGTGGAGCGTGGCCAGCTCCTGGGCAAGGTGGGCAACACCGGCCGCGTCACCGGCCCCCACCTCCACTGGGGCGTGAAGGTGGATGACCTCTGGGTGGATGGCGAGACGCTGCTGAAGCTCGACTTCGGCAACGCCCCGGCCCCGGCCGTCACCCAGCGCGACAAGGAGTAG
- a CDS encoding helix-turn-helix domain-containing protein, with amino-acid sequence MSELGKRIGQRIRELRTQRPERWTQEELAERAQISVSFLSMIERGERVAHVETLAALANALGVSLGELFAGTEETPAQTEDLLRPLSDFARARGLTARDVDRLLGVARAMFNGSAA; translated from the coding sequence GTGTCGGAACTCGGCAAACGTATTGGACAGCGCATCCGTGAACTTCGCACCCAACGCCCTGAGCGTTGGACACAGGAGGAGCTCGCGGAGCGTGCGCAGATCAGCGTCTCCTTCCTGTCGATGATCGAGCGGGGCGAGCGTGTTGCACATGTGGAAACCCTTGCCGCCCTGGCCAACGCCCTGGGCGTGAGCCTCGGCGAGCTCTTCGCCGGAACGGAGGAGACACCGGCGCAGACGGAGGACTTGCTGCGGCCGTTGTCGGACTTCGCCCGCGCGAGGGGCCTGACGGCCCGGGACGTGGATCGCCTGTTGGGCGTGGCTCGTGCCATGTTCAACGGCTCCGCGGCCTGA
- a CDS encoding phage holin family protein: MRATAGEQMGLGTEQTERGLAVLVGRLTDVFSKLVTQHLTLARVELMDDARLMGSDVARIAAFVPFVLVGYFFVCGALSALLARWLGWTGALALVGVANLVGGGLGIARAATRLKSFRLMDNTTEELNRSVAVLAQVPAPQPQSAALPQESSHGR; this comes from the coding sequence ATGAGAGCGACGGCCGGGGAGCAGATGGGCTTGGGCACCGAACAGACGGAGCGCGGACTTGCCGTGCTCGTCGGACGGCTGACGGATGTTTTCAGCAAACTGGTGACGCAGCACCTGACACTGGCGCGCGTGGAGCTGATGGACGACGCGCGCCTCATGGGCTCGGACGTGGCGCGCATCGCCGCCTTCGTGCCCTTCGTGTTGGTGGGCTACTTCTTCGTCTGCGGGGCGCTGTCCGCCTTGTTGGCGCGGTGGCTCGGCTGGACCGGGGCGCTCGCGCTGGTGGGGGTGGCCAACCTCGTGGGAGGTGGGTTGGGGATCGCCCGGGCCGCCACACGGCTCAAGTCCTTCCGGCTCATGGACAACACCACCGAGGAGCTCAACCGCAGCGTGGCGGTGCTCGCCCAGGTGCCAGCGCCTCAGCCCCAGTCCGCGGCGCTTCCCCAGGAGTCCTCCCATGGCCGCTGA
- a CDS encoding adenylate/guanylate cyclase domain-containing protein, producing the protein MRSLPIYSAGLRFLQRLGISLLQATLFGAILGVLVYYRVPRSRLAEEATPIALLARPSAWVESWESGTYDWRARSLGARSSRSDRVVVVALDDETLAEARQDQHPGISSNPWPREILGGLSNRLLDEGAELVMLDFPFTELSPRACLAQGTPGLEGLDDDRAFRKLLDRNPEKSVLAFAWSPDREIPAGSKLWPYRVRLGTFAGAAEARGRVQAVLADQRPAFLIPAGNAVEVWAGVASEQEGLRVVLAQGLREPPKVQERRATDDTFRVGPLELFVSLAEVQVEGLDAALLPEVRQLEHPVAPLLGTASLYGSITLPADPDGVVRAVPHLVSYRSREGARHVLPSMPLVAAMRLANTRQLRYADGRLYVGDRFSIPMDESGYSLVRWDAAEVGRGSRGSVSRALPAWNVLLNLFAVREGVPPRAVHDIEGRLIVFTDTTRQGMNFQHTPIGERTPSGAVFAQSLVNLLQSEGITRATPKLDLLLTLGLALIGAFVALTFNRGLRSFGDVMVYLFAMGAVGLLYAGVAWYVFVTRLLWVAMAAPLLAMALTFAFTIVQSSRTERQLRQFITGVLGRYVSPEVARFVTRDLRVLTRPERREVTVFFCDLDGFSRLSGQLPPERIIQLLNDYLTEMTDVVRSTHGQVDKYIGDAVMAFWGAPVRTDRHAHHACEAALKVNAVLKERQAYWEKTYGHSLRCRIGIDSGEVLVGGMGSDLEARYSVLGGSVKLSMFLESLNREYGSFVLVGDAVARLAQDAYVFREVDRLRMKGRTEPLRIHELVGRKGEINPQVQAQLALYEQALIAYHQRRFDEALALFSRGAEEFQDTVAGLYAERCRKFTQAAPPEDWDGVFALEGN; encoded by the coding sequence GTGCGAAGCCTTCCCATCTACTCGGCCGGTCTCCGCTTCCTGCAGCGGCTCGGCATCTCACTGCTGCAGGCCACGCTCTTCGGCGCCATTCTCGGGGTGCTCGTCTACTACCGGGTCCCCCGTTCGCGGCTCGCCGAGGAGGCCACGCCCATCGCGCTGCTCGCCCGCCCCTCGGCCTGGGTGGAGTCCTGGGAAAGCGGCACCTACGACTGGCGCGCCCGCTCGCTCGGCGCGCGCTCCTCGCGCTCGGATCGCGTGGTGGTGGTGGCGCTCGATGACGAGACGCTCGCCGAGGCCCGCCAGGATCAGCACCCCGGCATCTCCTCCAACCCGTGGCCCCGGGAGATCCTCGGGGGTCTATCCAACCGGCTCCTCGACGAGGGCGCCGAGCTGGTGATGCTCGACTTCCCCTTCACGGAGCTCAGCCCGCGCGCCTGCCTGGCGCAGGGCACGCCCGGGCTGGAGGGACTGGACGACGATCGCGCCTTCCGCAAGCTGTTGGACCGCAACCCGGAGAAGTCGGTGCTGGCCTTCGCGTGGTCTCCGGACCGGGAGATTCCCGCGGGCAGCAAGCTGTGGCCGTACCGTGTGCGGCTCGGCACCTTCGCCGGTGCGGCCGAGGCACGGGGCCGGGTGCAGGCGGTGCTGGCGGACCAGCGGCCGGCGTTCCTCATCCCGGCGGGCAACGCGGTGGAGGTGTGGGCGGGCGTGGCCAGCGAGCAGGAGGGCCTGCGGGTGGTCCTGGCGCAGGGCCTCCGCGAACCACCGAAGGTTCAGGAGCGGAGGGCCACGGACGACACGTTCCGTGTGGGTCCACTCGAGCTCTTCGTGTCCCTGGCGGAGGTCCAGGTGGAGGGGCTGGACGCCGCGCTGCTGCCGGAGGTGCGTCAGCTGGAGCACCCCGTGGCGCCGCTGCTGGGCACGGCGAGTCTCTACGGCTCCATCACCCTGCCGGCGGATCCGGACGGGGTGGTGCGGGCCGTGCCGCACCTGGTGAGCTACCGCTCTCGTGAGGGGGCCCGGCACGTTCTGCCCTCGATGCCGCTGGTGGCGGCGATGCGCCTGGCGAACACGCGCCAGCTCCGCTACGCGGACGGCCGGCTGTACGTGGGAGACCGGTTCTCCATCCCCATGGATGAGTCGGGGTACAGCCTGGTGCGTTGGGACGCGGCCGAGGTGGGGCGGGGCTCGCGCGGCTCGGTGTCCCGGGCGCTGCCCGCGTGGAACGTGTTGCTCAACCTCTTCGCCGTGCGTGAGGGCGTGCCACCCCGGGCGGTGCACGACATCGAGGGGCGGCTCATCGTCTTCACCGACACCACGCGCCAGGGGATGAACTTCCAGCACACGCCCATCGGCGAGCGCACGCCCTCGGGAGCGGTGTTCGCCCAGTCGCTGGTGAACCTGCTGCAATCCGAGGGCATCACCCGCGCCACGCCGAAGCTGGACCTCCTCCTGACGCTGGGGCTGGCGCTCATCGGAGCCTTCGTCGCGCTCACCTTCAACCGAGGCCTGCGCTCCTTCGGCGACGTGATGGTGTACCTGTTCGCCATGGGCGCGGTGGGGCTGCTCTACGCCGGGGTGGCCTGGTACGTGTTCGTCACCCGGTTGCTCTGGGTGGCGATGGCGGCCCCGCTGCTGGCCATGGCGCTCACCTTCGCCTTCACCATCGTCCAGTCCTCGCGCACCGAGCGGCAGCTGCGCCAATTCATCACCGGCGTGCTCGGCAGGTACGTCAGCCCCGAGGTGGCGCGGTTCGTCACGCGCGACCTGCGGGTGCTGACGCGGCCCGAGCGCCGCGAGGTGACGGTCTTCTTCTGCGACCTGGATGGCTTCTCGCGCCTGTCCGGGCAGCTGCCTCCCGAGCGGATCATCCAGCTGCTCAACGACTACCTGACGGAGATGACGGACGTGGTGCGCTCCACGCACGGCCAGGTGGACAAGTACATCGGTGACGCGGTGATGGCCTTCTGGGGCGCGCCGGTGCGCACGGATCGCCACGCGCACCACGCCTGCGAGGCGGCGCTGAAGGTGAACGCGGTGCTGAAGGAGCGCCAGGCGTACTGGGAGAAGACGTATGGCCACTCGCTGAGGTGCCGCATCGGCATCGACAGCGGCGAGGTGCTGGTGGGCGGCATGGGAAGCGACCTCGAGGCCCGGTACTCCGTCCTGGGCGGGTCCGTGAAGCTGTCCATGTTCCTGGAGAGCCTCAATCGCGAGTACGGCTCCTTCGTGCTGGTGGGGGACGCGGTGGCGCGGCTCGCGCAGGACGCCTACGTCTTCCGCGAGGTGGACCGGCTCCGCATGAAGGGCCGTACCGAGCCGCTCCGCATCCACGAGCTGGTGGGCCGCAAGGGGGAGATCAACCCCCAGGTGCAGGCGCAGCTCGCGCTCTACGAGCAGGCGCTCATCGCGTACCACCAGCGGCGCTTCGACGAGGCGCTGGCGCTCTTCTCTCGGGGCGCGGAGGAGTTCCAGGACACGGTGGCGGGGCTGTACGCCGAGCGCTGCCGCAAGTTCACCCAGGCGGCACCGCCAGAAGACTGGGACGGCGTGTTCGCGCTCGAGGGGAACTGA
- a CDS encoding AMIN domain-containing protein → MKASIVALLACVLVPVLALAQEGQAQGNLNTITSVSVRGGTVEIVGTKKPNFTTFTMTDPPRLVIDISEAVFSGVKEDLPVGNGTITGVRTASYGSDESAIARVLIGYEREVETDIQTTGNSLVVNVVGGGGAAVAARPGTPAGAAGTGAATTPGGTAEQAAVAAQTDQKQQERAAAESTVAAQADQKQQERAAAESTAAAQADQKQQERAAAQAAADAQAAAEAQRQAQARAEADRKAQEESARVAAQQAEQQRLQQERAAKEAAAAAEKQRREDEARAAAEEKKRQQAEAQVAAAASAEEKKRLAAEEKARRDAAAEEKKRLAAEARARQQEEARAAAEERKLEREEARQSRLAQAETPRRAPVQGDGPGVSSRRKTMTLVGFKQEATSSRVFVRTNEPVRYTVTEGNKQVVLELEDTGISESNNTRSLDTSFFDTAVASVNADTGPSRTVRVAIKLKEQVSFQARQDGNEVSIEFQRPARR, encoded by the coding sequence ATGAAGGCCAGTATCGTTGCGTTGCTTGCCTGCGTGCTGGTTCCGGTCCTGGCGCTGGCGCAGGAGGGGCAGGCCCAGGGCAATCTCAACACCATCACGAGCGTGAGCGTGAGGGGTGGGACGGTGGAGATCGTTGGGACGAAGAAACCCAACTTCACCACCTTCACCATGACGGACCCGCCGCGCCTCGTCATCGACATCTCCGAGGCCGTCTTCTCCGGCGTCAAGGAGGACCTCCCCGTCGGCAATGGCACCATCACCGGTGTCCGCACGGCCAGCTACGGCTCGGATGAATCGGCCATCGCCCGCGTGCTCATCGGCTACGAGCGCGAGGTGGAGACGGACATCCAGACCACCGGCAACTCGCTGGTGGTGAACGTGGTGGGCGGTGGGGGTGCGGCCGTGGCGGCCAGACCCGGCACTCCGGCGGGCGCGGCCGGGACGGGCGCGGCGACGACGCCTGGCGGGACCGCGGAGCAGGCGGCCGTGGCGGCGCAGACGGACCAGAAGCAGCAGGAGCGCGCGGCGGCGGAGTCCACCGTGGCGGCGCAGGCGGACCAGAAGCAGCAGGAGCGCGCGGCGGCGGAGTCCACCGCGGCGGCGCAGGCGGACCAGAAGCAGCAGGAGCGCGCGGCGGCCCAGGCCGCTGCCGACGCTCAGGCCGCGGCCGAGGCCCAGCGTCAGGCCCAGGCTCGCGCGGAGGCCGACCGCAAGGCGCAAGAGGAGTCCGCGCGCGTCGCCGCCCAGCAGGCCGAGCAGCAGCGCCTCCAGCAGGAGCGCGCGGCGAAGGAGGCCGCCGCCGCCGCCGAGAAGCAGCGCCGCGAGGACGAGGCCCGTGCCGCCGCCGAGGAGAAGAAGCGCCAGCAGGCCGAGGCCCAGGTCGCGGCCGCCGCGTCGGCCGAGGAGAAGAAGCGTCTCGCCGCCGAGGAGAAGGCGCGAAGGGATGCGGCCGCGGAGGAGAAGAAGCGTCTCGCCGCCGAGGCGCGCGCACGTCAGCAGGAGGAGGCCCGCGCCGCCGCCGAGGAGCGCAAGCTCGAGCGGGAGGAGGCTCGCCAGTCCCGCCTCGCCCAGGCCGAGACGCCGCGCCGGGCTCCCGTGCAGGGTGATGGCCCCGGTGTCTCCTCGCGCCGCAAGACGATGACGCTGGTGGGCTTCAAGCAGGAGGCCACCAGCTCGCGCGTCTTCGTGCGCACCAACGAGCCCGTCCGCTACACCGTCACCGAGGGCAACAAGCAGGTGGTGCTGGAGCTGGAGGACACCGGCATCTCCGAGTCCAACAACACCCGGTCGTTGGATACCTCCTTCTTCGACACGGCGGTGGCCTCGGTGAACGCGGACACGGGGCCCTCCCGCACGGTGCGCGTGGCCATCAAGCTCAAGGAGCAGGTGTCGTTCCAGGCGCGCCAGGACGGCAACGAGGTCTCCATCGAGTTTCAGCGCCCGGCCCGCCGCTGA
- a CDS encoding TetR/AcrR family transcriptional regulator, with product MSQRQSKTEEAGNREGERRRTILRAAIDVFARKGYHGCRIADVAREAGVAYGLVYHYFKNKDELLETVVETGWSGFISRLRTVVESEGSTLEQKVRGIADVAFEAYRVDPRAVKVLILEVARSPAGTQIVSRQQAFLDTIRMAADMFRAAQATGELRADLDPMLCASLLVGAIEMGLTAFVSGLMEDRSPEALERAKMQIAESFLRGVLPGAATSAEVSWKQEKSSSGTRPKAGKRS from the coding sequence GTGAGCCAGCGGCAGAGCAAGACGGAGGAGGCAGGGAACCGGGAGGGGGAGCGCCGCCGCACCATCCTACGGGCGGCGATCGACGTGTTCGCGCGCAAGGGGTACCACGGCTGCCGCATCGCGGACGTGGCGCGCGAGGCGGGCGTGGCCTACGGGCTCGTCTACCACTACTTCAAGAACAAGGACGAGCTGCTCGAGACCGTCGTCGAGACGGGGTGGAGTGGTTTCATCTCGCGCCTGCGCACGGTGGTCGAGAGCGAGGGCTCCACGCTCGAGCAGAAGGTGCGCGGCATCGCGGACGTGGCCTTCGAGGCCTACCGGGTGGATCCCCGCGCGGTGAAGGTGCTCATCCTCGAGGTCGCCCGCAGCCCCGCGGGGACGCAGATCGTCAGCCGGCAGCAGGCCTTCCTCGACACCATCCGCATGGCGGCGGACATGTTCCGCGCCGCCCAGGCCACCGGAGAGCTGCGCGCGGATCTCGACCCGATGCTCTGCGCCTCGCTGCTCGTGGGCGCCATCGAGATGGGTCTCACCGCCTTCGTGTCGGGGCTGATGGAGGATCGCAGTCCCGAGGCGCTGGAGCGCGCGAAGATGCAGATCGCCGAGTCCTTCCTTCGCGGCGTGCTTCCCGGCGCCGCCACTTCCGCGGAGGTGTCATGGAAGCAGGAGAAGTCGTCGTCCGGTACCAGGCCGAAGGCGGGCAAGCGCTCCTGA
- a CDS encoding enoyl-CoA hydratase/isomerase family protein produces MEAGEVVVRYQAEGGQALLTIDRPKARNALSPEVLRGLLAGLERAEADPAARVVVLTGAGEKVFCAGGDLGQLGGEGGFLATHEGRRVYGQLLLRLQDIRKPTVARVNGHALAGGLGLVLACDLAVAAEHAELGTPEIDVGLFPMMMMALLQRHVGRKRALEMVLTGERMPAREALALGLLNRVVPAAELDAVVGALAGKLAGKSQAVLALGRRAFFTAEDLPLPAAFEYLSSQLSLNVLAEDAAEGVTAFIEKRPPKWNDR; encoded by the coding sequence ATGGAAGCAGGAGAAGTCGTCGTCCGGTACCAGGCCGAAGGCGGGCAAGCGCTCCTGACCATCGACCGGCCGAAGGCGCGCAACGCGCTCTCGCCGGAGGTGCTGCGGGGGCTGCTGGCCGGGTTGGAGCGCGCCGAGGCCGACCCCGCTGCCCGCGTGGTGGTGCTCACCGGCGCGGGTGAGAAGGTGTTCTGCGCGGGAGGAGACCTCGGGCAGTTGGGAGGGGAGGGGGGCTTCCTCGCCACCCACGAGGGGCGCCGCGTCTATGGCCAGCTGCTCCTGCGGCTCCAGGACATCCGCAAGCCCACCGTGGCGCGCGTCAACGGGCATGCGCTCGCGGGCGGGTTGGGGCTGGTGCTCGCGTGTGACCTGGCCGTGGCCGCCGAGCACGCCGAGCTGGGCACGCCGGAGATCGACGTGGGGCTCTTCCCCATGATGATGATGGCGCTGCTGCAGCGGCACGTGGGCCGCAAGCGGGCGCTGGAGATGGTGCTGACGGGCGAGCGGATGCCGGCTCGCGAGGCGCTCGCGCTGGGGCTGCTCAACCGCGTGGTGCCCGCGGCGGAGCTGGACGCGGTGGTGGGCGCGCTCGCGGGGAAGCTCGCGGGCAAGAGCCAGGCGGTGTTGGCTCTCGGACGCCGGGCCTTTTTCACGGCGGAGGACCTGCCGCTGCCGGCCGCGTTCGAGTACCTGTCCTCCCAGCTGTCGCTCAACGTGCTGGCCGAGGACGCCGCCGAGGGTGTCACCGCGTTCATCGAGAAGCGTCCACCGAAGTGGAACGACCGCTGA
- a CDS encoding DUF3618 domain-containing protein — translation MAADGKVRVSPQTPEQIRAEIARTRAELALSVSELREEVARRADWREWVRQRPLACVGAAFFIGFLIGNSQRR, via the coding sequence ATGGCCGCTGACGGCAAGGTGAGGGTTTCTCCCCAGACGCCCGAGCAGATCCGCGCGGAGATCGCACGCACCCGCGCCGAGCTCGCCCTCTCCGTCAGCGAGCTGCGCGAGGAGGTGGCGCGGCGCGCGGACTGGCGCGAGTGGGTGCGCCAACGGCCCCTGGCCTGCGTGGGGGCGGCTTTCTTCATCGGATTCCTCATCGGCAATAGCCAAAGGCGCTGA
- a CDS encoding endonuclease/exonuclease/phosphatase family protein → MELTLVSYNIHSGVGTDGRFDLHRVGEVLREINADIIALQEVGDYRGVTAREDQPEHLADLLGLHMAFGPNVVRNGRRYGNAILSRLPILKSKNYDLSVGRRESRGALRCDLDLGNGRQLHVFCLHLGLSIRERRRQEALLLSADILRDAVRNDPVVVCGDFNYWGPGAVPGLVRQAIHDAALELGRPVRTYHSRFPMLRLDRIYVDAGVRPLELQAHRTPLSAVASDHLPLVLRFEAPLEGHMPRSAPVELIG, encoded by the coding sequence GTGGAGCTGACGCTCGTCTCCTACAACATCCACAGTGGCGTTGGGACGGATGGTCGCTTCGACCTCCACCGCGTGGGCGAGGTGCTGCGTGAGATCAACGCGGACATCATCGCCCTCCAGGAGGTGGGGGACTACCGGGGGGTGACCGCGCGCGAGGACCAGCCCGAGCACCTGGCGGATCTCCTCGGGCTGCACATGGCCTTCGGTCCCAACGTGGTCCGCAATGGCCGGCGCTACGGCAACGCCATCCTCTCCCGGCTGCCCATCCTCAAGTCGAAGAACTACGACCTGAGCGTGGGCCGCCGTGAGTCCCGGGGCGCTCTGCGCTGCGACCTGGATCTGGGCAATGGCCGGCAGCTCCACGTCTTCTGCCTCCATCTGGGGCTGAGCATCCGCGAGCGCCGCCGCCAGGAGGCGCTGCTGCTGTCCGCCGACATCCTCCGGGATGCCGTTCGGAATGATCCCGTGGTGGTCTGTGGAGATTTCAACTATTGGGGCCCTGGCGCGGTGCCTGGACTGGTGCGTCAGGCCATCCACGACGCGGCCCTGGAGCTGGGCAGACCGGTGCGCACCTATCACTCCCGCTTCCCGATGCTGCGGCTGGACCGCATCTACGTGGACGCGGGGGTGAGGCCGTTGGAGCTCCAGGCCCACCGCACCCCGCTCTCCGCGGTGGCCTCGGATCACCTGCCGCTGGTGCTGCGCTTCGAGGCCCCGCTGGAAGGCCACATGCCCCGCTCGGCACCCGTCGAGCTCATCGGCTAG
- a CDS encoding BKACE family enzyme: protein MPLSKDKVVVTCALTGVLAKRDQCPYLPYSPVEIAEEARRAYEAGAAVVHIHGREPDSGDQTWSADIYGQIKEEVRKRSPIIVNFSTGGFNMGVESEEEKKERLAYVWKTKPEMAALNMGSMNYAKYSEKRKGFVFDFVFPNPFSDILLATEAMREGGVKPELECFDLGHVHNAQPLLQMGALKGPQQYSFILGVLGGVAPTAENLLAMARQIGPEDTWEVIGISRVQWKLVAAALVLGGNIRVGLEDNFYLDPAGKEMARGNGPLVEKAVRLARDIGREPMSPDEARVALGIGKAW from the coding sequence ATGCCGCTGTCGAAGGACAAGGTCGTCGTCACCTGCGCGCTGACGGGTGTGCTGGCCAAGAGGGATCAGTGCCCGTACCTGCCGTACTCCCCGGTGGAGATCGCCGAGGAGGCCCGCCGCGCCTACGAGGCCGGCGCCGCGGTGGTGCACATCCACGGCCGCGAGCCCGACTCGGGCGATCAGACGTGGAGCGCGGACATCTACGGGCAGATCAAGGAAGAGGTGCGCAAGCGCTCGCCCATCATCGTCAACTTCTCCACCGGTGGCTTCAACATGGGGGTGGAGTCCGAGGAGGAGAAGAAGGAGCGCCTGGCCTACGTGTGGAAGACGAAGCCGGAGATGGCCGCGCTCAACATGGGGTCGATGAACTACGCGAAGTATTCGGAGAAGCGGAAGGGCTTCGTCTTCGACTTCGTGTTCCCCAACCCCTTCTCGGACATCCTGCTGGCCACCGAGGCCATGCGCGAGGGCGGGGTGAAGCCGGAGCTGGAGTGCTTCGACCTGGGCCACGTGCACAACGCGCAGCCGCTGCTACAGATGGGCGCGCTCAAGGGCCCGCAGCAGTACAGCTTCATCCTCGGGGTGCTGGGCGGCGTGGCGCCCACGGCGGAGAACCTGCTGGCCATGGCGCGGCAGATCGGCCCCGAGGACACCTGGGAGGTCATCGGCATCTCCCGGGTGCAGTGGAAGCTGGTGGCCGCGGCGCTGGTGCTCGGCGGCAACATCCGCGTGGGCCTGGAGGACAACTTCTACCTGGACCCGGCCGGCAAGGAGATGGCCAGGGGCAACGGGCCCCTGGTGGAGAAGGCGGTGCGGCTCGCGCGCGACATCGGCCGCGAGCCGATGAGCCCGGACGAGGCCCGGGTGGCGCTCGGCATCGGCAAGGCGTGGTGA